Proteins encoded in a region of the Dethiosulfovibrio russensis genome:
- a CDS encoding HD domain-containing protein yields MITRSLIELIFSAASIERWNDHPRPVQFTEMAKQAHKFVIAYVIGRYEEDRGAEVDWNAIIEGGVFEYLHRVVVTDIKPPVFHRLMANEPQRKDLNRWVMDRLYPLLSPLPGGVADRCRTYFDEDDHRVEKRYLQAAHYLATKWEFEFIYGWSRPIFHIERTKEEIERQVKEHMDIEGVRQLIMSDSLPESDRGLAGFISLVGQLRFQKRWAQTPRIPQTSVLGHLLFVAVLSWLVVLETGGCFRRRYNAFYGGLFHDLPEILTRDIISPVKRSVEGLDQLIKELEMEAIATDVLPLLPESWHPEMLTFVKDEFENRIWPKGQTAPTILDRDIGEDQDRDELNPIDGRIIESCDKLAAFIEASESVRLGIKSNELFEGKRSIYMRYAHKCVNGYPVGVLFDYFR; encoded by the coding sequence ATGATAACCCGTTCCCTTATAGAGCTGATATTCTCAGCGGCCAGTATAGAGAGGTGGAACGACCATCCCAGACCGGTTCAGTTTACCGAGATGGCTAAACAGGCCCATAAGTTCGTCATAGCCTACGTCATAGGCCGCTACGAAGAGGACAGAGGCGCGGAGGTCGACTGGAACGCGATCATAGAGGGAGGAGTGTTCGAATACCTTCACAGGGTCGTGGTCACAGACATAAAACCTCCGGTCTTCCATCGATTGATGGCGAACGAGCCCCAGAGAAAAGACCTCAATCGATGGGTCATGGACAGGCTTTATCCGCTTCTGTCACCTCTTCCGGGCGGAGTCGCAGACAGGTGTCGGACCTATTTCGACGAGGACGACCACAGAGTAGAGAAAAGATATCTCCAGGCCGCCCACTATCTGGCTACGAAATGGGAGTTCGAGTTCATATACGGCTGGAGCCGTCCCATATTTCACATCGAAAGGACCAAAGAGGAGATCGAAAGACAGGTAAAAGAACATATGGACATAGAGGGGGTCAGGCAGCTTATAATGAGCGATAGTCTCCCGGAGAGCGACAGGGGGTTGGCCGGATTCATCTCCCTGGTCGGCCAGCTCAGGTTCCAGAAAAGATGGGCTCAGACTCCAAGGATCCCTCAGACCTCGGTGTTAGGGCACCTTCTGTTCGTAGCCGTCCTGTCATGGCTGGTCGTGCTGGAGACGGGGGGATGTTTCAGAAGAAGATACAACGCCTTCTACGGAGGGCTATTCCACGATCTTCCCGAGATCCTGACCAGGGACATAATATCCCCGGTAAAGCGATCCGTGGAGGGGCTGGACCAGCTGATAAAGGAGCTTGAGATGGAGGCCATAGCCACCGACGTGCTCCCTCTACTTCCCGAATCGTGGCATCCCGAGATGCTGACCTTCGTGAAGGACGAATTCGAGAACCGTATATGGCCGAAAGGGCAGACGGCCCCGACGATATTGGACCGAGACATAGGGGAGGATCAGGACAGAGACGAGCTGAACCCCATAGACGGCAGGATAATCGAATCCTGCGACAAGCTGGCGGCCTTCATAGAGGCGTCCGAATCCGTAAGGCTAGGCATAAAATCCAACGAACTTTTCGAGGGCAAGAGAAGCATATATATGCGATACGCCCATAAATGCGTCAACGGCTACCCGGTAGGGGTACTGTTCGATTACTTCCGATAG
- a CDS encoding dipeptidase has translation MRKSAIRFIGALAISVFMVGPSLGCTDIVAGKDATVDGSVITSHTADGAFYDARVRIIPGRTHEKGETASVFWNITNEEYGPAVKIGEIPQVEKTYSYFHVGYPFMNEHGVAIGETTIGQKEELKTFRPDARAIMTVEQLEVFGLQRGKTAREAIRVMGDLAEKYGFLPSCGSEGECLSVTDSEEAWIFELRSTGMMWTPESGKPGAIWVAQRVPDDMVVVVPNMSRIQEIDPDDKDNFMVAEGYRQFAIDMGWYDLEGGEPFIWQRAYSSLTGNDDWALSSMWVRNRLHTIHKILAPSREWDPNAETMSYPFAIKPEKKISVADVMEMLRSHMTGTPFDMYEDGAWYVRDGEKCVKSPLATPFPNRDVRRLLGIDYNRPVSKWDCAYSFVSQARSDVPDVMRTILWFGYDNPHTSCYVPIYNGVTDTKESWRTFDREQFSLESTQWGFILSDELVNHRYGDAMTDLRAVRDPMEKGFFDRIAEVDAKAAKLYKESPEKAREYLTDFTLECMDQVERAWWGLNWNLITKYNNNKFH, from the coding sequence GTGAGAAAATCCGCAATACGCTTCATAGGCGCTCTGGCTATTTCCGTATTTATGGTAGGTCCATCCCTCGGCTGTACCGACATCGTGGCTGGTAAGGACGCCACCGTGGACGGATCGGTGATAACTTCCCATACCGCCGACGGTGCCTTCTACGACGCCAGGGTCAGGATTATTCCCGGAAGGACCCATGAGAAAGGCGAGACCGCTTCGGTGTTTTGGAACATAACCAACGAGGAATACGGTCCAGCGGTCAAGATAGGTGAGATCCCCCAGGTGGAGAAGACCTATTCCTACTTCCACGTGGGATATCCCTTCATGAACGAGCACGGAGTGGCCATAGGAGAGACCACCATCGGTCAGAAGGAAGAGCTCAAGACCTTCCGCCCCGACGCCAGGGCCATCATGACTGTGGAGCAGCTGGAGGTATTCGGCCTTCAGAGGGGTAAGACGGCCAGGGAGGCCATAAGGGTTATGGGAGATCTGGCAGAGAAGTACGGCTTCCTTCCCTCCTGCGGCAGCGAGGGAGAATGTCTCTCCGTGACCGACTCGGAGGAGGCCTGGATATTCGAGCTTCGCAGCACCGGCATGATGTGGACTCCCGAGAGCGGCAAGCCCGGAGCCATATGGGTCGCCCAGAGGGTCCCGGACGATATGGTCGTCGTGGTCCCGAACATGAGTCGTATTCAGGAGATCGATCCAGACGACAAGGATAATTTCATGGTCGCCGAGGGGTACAGGCAGTTTGCCATAGACATGGGATGGTACGACCTCGAAGGGGGCGAGCCCTTCATCTGGCAGAGGGCCTATTCTTCCCTAACCGGAAACGACGACTGGGCCCTTTCGTCCATGTGGGTCCGCAACAGGCTTCACACGATCCACAAGATCCTGGCTCCCTCCAGAGAGTGGGATCCCAATGCAGAGACCATGTCCTATCCCTTCGCCATCAAGCCGGAGAAGAAGATATCCGTGGCTGACGTGATGGAGATGCTCAGAAGCCACATGACCGGAACCCCCTTCGACATGTACGAAGACGGGGCCTGGTACGTCAGGGACGGAGAGAAGTGCGTCAAGAGCCCTCTGGCAACCCCGTTCCCCAACAGGGACGTTCGTCGCCTTCTGGGAATCGATTACAACCGTCCCGTCTCCAAATGGGACTGTGCCTACAGCTTCGTCTCCCAGGCCAGGAGTGACGTTCCGGATGTTATGAGGACCATTCTCTGGTTCGGCTACGATAACCCCCATACCAGCTGCTACGTGCCCATATACAACGGCGTGACCGACACAAAGGAGAGCTGGAGAACCTTCGATCGCGAACAGTTTAGCCTCGAGTCGACCCAGTGGGGGTTCATCCTCTCCGATGAGCTGGTAAACCATCGTTACGGCGATGCCATGACCGATCTTAGAGCTGTGAGAGATCCCATGGAGAAGGGGTTCTTCGATCGCATAGCCGAGGTGGACGCCAAGGCTGCCAAGCTGTACAAAGAGAGTCCAGAGAAGGCCAGGGAATACCTCACCGATTTCACATTAGAGTGCATGGACCAGGTGGAAAGAGCCTGGTGGGGGCTTAACTGGAACCTCATAACCAAGTATAACAACAACAAGTTCCACTGA
- a CDS encoding DUF554 domain-containing protein, translating to MWLRQIAEHIPLFGSIANAVAIVIGTLFGLTFRSNLPSSVTTAAFHSIGLVTLWLGVSMTGSTGNVLVLVFSVVAGTIAGEFLDLDGRLRRGAESLQKKIGASGNATEGFMTASLVFCMGSMAILGAIEEGVGDWPRLLLTKSLMDGIGSVAFTVSLGVGVGLSAISVFLYQGSITLAASALQPYMTQTMIDEISAVGGIMLIGIGLGILEIKRIKVMNMLPALLVAAIISAFI from the coding sequence ATGTGGTTGCGACAGATAGCCGAACATATACCGCTCTTCGGATCGATAGCCAACGCCGTCGCTATCGTCATAGGAACGTTGTTCGGCCTGACTTTCAGATCCAACCTGCCGTCCTCGGTCACCACGGCGGCTTTTCACTCTATCGGTCTCGTGACCCTTTGGCTAGGGGTGTCCATGACGGGATCCACCGGTAACGTTCTGGTGCTGGTGTTCAGCGTCGTTGCAGGCACAATAGCGGGGGAGTTTCTCGATCTGGACGGAAGGCTCCGAAGAGGAGCCGAATCCCTACAGAAGAAGATAGGGGCGTCGGGGAACGCAACGGAGGGATTCATGACCGCCTCGTTGGTGTTCTGCATGGGGTCCATGGCGATACTGGGAGCCATAGAGGAAGGGGTCGGAGACTGGCCGAGGCTCCTCCTTACTAAGTCGCTGATGGACGGCATTGGGTCGGTGGCCTTCACCGTATCGCTTGGAGTCGGAGTAGGCCTGTCGGCTATATCGGTCTTCCTGTATCAAGGATCCATAACCCTTGCCGCCAGTGCCCTTCAACCTTACATGACCCAGACCATGATAGACGAGATCTCGGCGGTCGGAGGGATAATGCTCATAGGGATAGGCCTGGGAATACTGGAGATAAAGAGGATAAAGGTGATGAACATGCTGCCGGCACTCCTCGTGGCGGCAATCATATCGGCTTTCATCTAG
- a CDS encoding transglycosylase SLT domain-containing protein — MKKFMFSMVLCLAMSLSLEVSPSFSSEVERLFWERRWDELASVTSEDLSPREMSMLANGLWTKGRWEDSLALMDEVGDRYPEEIRPYASMLRVLALERIGDPKAAYGEALDLYLSSPPEDLTYYVCYALSRLTGNEEERRKWMRRMLSATDDSTLKAKTLDDLMDFPDPSLSDASAALRIRPLNSRALKLFEKAPPSREKSYRLGYAAYLREDHDKAVKYLAQVPLSGSFSQSALYYRSMALYRLKRYGEALPLLSRLIFMDDSDYVVRGSRRIALIAKRGHMEEAEKILFRASRELSGDRALSAESSYAGILSGEAKTDEEDRILKLYPRSSEASSILWDRAWVRWDKGDYEGALSFFEKASSSKGMAPAEHLYWKGRCLERLNRPDEAVKSFKALSENYPLSIYSYLAFPGDPVSMVPGAGKLKREKSELERWGFVIHAKMRLSGSSDPQKRYNGAWLAAWMGNEDEAFRAARSLASYAVGPDGVYRDLAKFLYPRPYRDVVEEMANRFQVEPAMIWSIMKQESAFNPSAVSWVGASGLMQLMPRTAKWEADTLKMGTYDLFSVRDNVTLGTAHISRLLRSYRRLEWSLAAYNAGSGNVNKWNKSFGDRSLDLWMEEIPFTETRGYVKKVMGNLFVYRQLYGKIDK, encoded by the coding sequence ATGAAAAAATTTATGTTTTCCATGGTTTTGTGTCTAGCTATGTCGCTTTCGCTTGAGGTCTCGCCGTCGTTCTCCTCGGAGGTCGAACGACTTTTCTGGGAACGTCGATGGGACGAGTTGGCCTCCGTGACGTCGGAGGACCTGTCTCCCAGGGAGATGTCTATGTTGGCCAACGGTCTCTGGACGAAGGGCCGTTGGGAAGATTCGCTTGCTTTGATGGATGAGGTGGGAGACCGTTACCCTGAGGAGATCAGACCCTACGCGTCGATGCTGAGGGTGTTGGCCCTGGAGAGGATCGGCGATCCGAAGGCCGCCTACGGAGAGGCATTGGACCTCTATCTGTCCTCGCCGCCCGAGGATTTGACCTACTACGTCTGCTATGCCCTGTCGAGGCTCACCGGCAACGAGGAGGAAAGACGTAAATGGATGCGAAGGATGCTCTCGGCCACGGACGACTCTACATTGAAGGCCAAGACCCTGGACGATCTGATGGATTTTCCCGATCCCTCTCTCTCGGACGCCTCGGCGGCTCTCAGGATAAGGCCCCTCAACTCCAGGGCCTTGAAGCTTTTCGAGAAGGCGCCTCCGTCCCGGGAAAAGTCTTACCGTCTGGGATACGCCGCCTATCTTCGTGAGGATCACGACAAGGCGGTGAAATATCTGGCTCAGGTCCCCCTGAGCGGTTCCTTCTCACAGAGCGCCCTCTACTATAGGTCCATGGCCCTCTATCGGCTGAAGCGTTATGGAGAGGCCCTTCCTCTGTTGTCCAGGTTGATCTTCATGGATGACAGCGATTACGTTGTTCGGGGCAGCAGGAGGATCGCCCTTATAGCCAAAAGAGGACATATGGAGGAGGCGGAGAAGATCCTCTTCAGGGCCTCCAGAGAGCTCTCCGGAGACAGGGCTCTGTCTGCGGAGAGCTCCTACGCCGGGATCCTCTCCGGAGAGGCTAAGACTGACGAGGAGGACAGGATCCTGAAGCTTTACCCCCGATCCTCCGAGGCAAGCTCGATCCTGTGGGACAGGGCCTGGGTTCGTTGGGACAAAGGGGACTACGAAGGGGCTCTCTCCTTTTTCGAGAAGGCGTCGAGCTCCAAGGGAATGGCCCCGGCGGAGCACCTTTACTGGAAGGGCAGATGTCTGGAGAGGCTGAATCGTCCGGACGAAGCGGTTAAGTCATTCAAGGCACTCTCGGAAAACTATCCGTTGTCGATATATTCCTATCTCGCCTTTCCCGGCGACCCCGTATCGATGGTTCCGGGAGCGGGAAAGTTAAAGAGGGAGAAGTCCGAGCTGGAGCGTTGGGGGTTCGTCATTCACGCTAAGATGCGTCTTTCCGGTAGCTCAGATCCTCAGAAGAGGTATAACGGAGCCTGGTTGGCGGCGTGGATGGGCAACGAGGACGAGGCCTTTCGGGCCGCCCGTTCGCTGGCGTCCTATGCAGTAGGGCCCGACGGGGTTTACAGGGATCTGGCGAAATTCCTATATCCCAGGCCCTACAGGGATGTCGTGGAGGAGATGGCGAACCGTTTTCAGGTGGAACCCGCCATGATATGGTCCATAATGAAGCAGGAGAGCGCTTTCAACCCCTCTGCGGTGAGCTGGGTAGGGGCTTCCGGGCTTATGCAGCTGATGCCCCGTACTGCTAAGTGGGAGGCGGATACCCTCAAGATGGGAACATACGATCTGTTCTCGGTGAGGGATAACGTAACCCTCGGTACCGCCCATATCTCCAGGTTGCTCCGTTCCTACAGAAGGTTGGAGTGGTCGCTGGCGGCCTATAACGCCGGTAGCGGCAACGTCAACAAATGGAACAAGTCTTTCGGAGACAGATCCCTGGACCTGTGGATGGAGGAGATACCCTTCACCGAGACCAGAGGATACGTGAAGAAGGTCATGGGAAACCTATTCGTTTACCGGCAGCTCTATGGAAAAATCGATAAGTAA
- a CDS encoding diguanylate cyclase: MNREGRDKDSFFTLTRDDIKEETLPDLKKNTLQIFLSMLVFVTFISTQIWMDRRAIGRHESTFNIQQSRQIMVGREAMEDRLRSLISRLSSLTNTSLPQAIKMDATDFIKERLSLMVHANEDVAAVLLKLKDGTGWEYSYNRLISPGPAALRKAREAMALGMDDRSRKASPIRVDTVDIVDRHPIMVITFDIFSGHGEPQGHMVVALDLLPAIDRYVVPLRGGAHGWAYLVDEGGKILYHQFPSLIGSSASSFLTGDGEAIDTMMRHPSGEGSLYENYGSGQDRKLVAWDTLRILNRKLLLVLSTPEEDVDAIVQEDRTLRFLLGLMLLSSLSLSFLWVADRRHRAKLRESEARYQTIIDDQFELVSRFDTDGRFSFVNDAYCGFFGFKREDVLGKPLGSVRDSRYARISMELFKSISTENPFNFNEERISMPDGSTRYLSWSNRGIFDEKGKLVEIQGVARDITDRKEVELALQEETLQLENLHSIVQKLTSAGSKSELIRSLIESLTEEMDYRSAFVSLRSGDDEGSELFSSGDRKRPHVKTEDQAVTTEHPLVLQREDRLTQLSVPVTFKGRKLGVLSVLSVVEPKEREIKKISILSDHLAGLLVLLEVMDKRTREALIDPLTDIWNRRYILKHLESENNRIKRYGEKASLAIIDLGEFKLVNDLYGHEAGDETLKKIASVLKESIRICDMVARYGGDEFLVYLPNTSPKQAEVVLSRASQMVAIRDFPHPVALDYGIAGFPDDGETIEEIIKVADDRMYAAKARRKQKI; the protein is encoded by the coding sequence TTGAACAGGGAAGGACGAGACAAAGACAGTTTCTTCACCCTTACCCGCGACGACATAAAAGAGGAGACTCTCCCGGATCTGAAGAAAAACACCCTTCAGATCTTCCTGAGCATGCTGGTTTTCGTCACCTTCATATCGACCCAGATCTGGATGGACCGAAGGGCTATAGGGAGACACGAATCGACCTTCAACATACAGCAAAGTCGCCAGATAATGGTAGGAAGGGAGGCCATGGAGGACAGGCTAAGGTCCCTCATAAGCAGGCTGTCGAGCCTCACCAATACATCTCTCCCTCAGGCCATAAAGATGGACGCCACGGACTTTATCAAGGAGAGACTCTCCCTGATGGTCCATGCCAACGAAGACGTTGCGGCGGTCCTGTTGAAGCTGAAGGACGGCACAGGATGGGAATACTCCTACAACCGCCTTATCTCCCCCGGCCCGGCTGCCCTCAGAAAGGCCAGAGAGGCCATGGCACTGGGGATGGACGACCGCTCCAGAAAAGCCTCCCCCATAAGGGTGGATACCGTGGACATAGTGGATAGACACCCGATAATGGTGATTACCTTCGATATATTCTCAGGCCATGGAGAACCTCAAGGACATATGGTCGTAGCCCTTGACCTGCTGCCGGCCATAGATCGCTACGTAGTGCCCCTTCGAGGAGGGGCTCACGGATGGGCATACCTCGTCGACGAAGGAGGCAAGATCCTTTACCACCAGTTTCCGTCTCTGATCGGATCTTCGGCATCATCCTTTCTGACAGGAGACGGAGAAGCCATCGATACCATGATGAGGCACCCCAGCGGAGAGGGCTCCCTTTACGAAAACTACGGCTCGGGGCAGGACAGAAAGCTGGTGGCCTGGGATACTCTCAGGATATTGAATCGCAAGCTGTTACTGGTTCTGTCTACTCCTGAAGAGGACGTAGACGCCATAGTGCAGGAGGACAGGACACTGCGTTTTCTCCTGGGGCTCATGCTCCTCAGCTCTCTGTCTCTTTCGTTTCTTTGGGTAGCCGACAGAAGACACCGGGCTAAGCTAAGGGAAAGCGAGGCAAGATACCAGACCATAATCGACGATCAGTTCGAGCTGGTTAGCCGTTTCGACACGGACGGAAGGTTCTCCTTCGTCAACGACGCCTATTGCGGCTTTTTCGGATTTAAGAGAGAGGACGTACTGGGCAAACCTCTGGGATCGGTCAGGGACTCGAGATACGCCCGTATCTCTATGGAGTTGTTCAAGTCCATATCCACAGAGAACCCGTTCAACTTCAACGAGGAGAGAATATCCATGCCGGATGGTTCGACGAGATATTTAAGCTGGTCGAACCGAGGGATCTTCGACGAAAAGGGGAAACTCGTCGAGATACAGGGCGTCGCCCGAGATATCACCGACAGAAAAGAGGTCGAGTTGGCCCTCCAGGAGGAGACGTTACAGCTGGAAAACCTACACAGTATAGTGCAAAAGCTGACCTCCGCCGGAAGCAAGTCGGAATTGATACGTTCTCTTATAGAATCCCTGACCGAGGAAATGGACTACCGAAGCGCCTTCGTGTCTCTGAGATCCGGAGACGACGAAGGATCGGAACTGTTCAGCAGCGGCGACAGAAAAAGACCTCACGTTAAGACCGAGGACCAGGCTGTGACCACTGAGCACCCCCTCGTCCTCCAGCGGGAAGATCGACTCACACAACTGTCCGTCCCTGTGACCTTCAAGGGAAGAAAACTCGGCGTGCTTTCGGTCCTGTCGGTGGTAGAGCCTAAAGAAAGAGAGATCAAGAAGATCTCCATACTGTCGGACCATCTGGCGGGACTGCTCGTCCTGCTGGAGGTGATGGACAAGAGGACCAGAGAGGCACTGATAGACCCTCTGACCGATATATGGAATAGAAGGTACATACTCAAACACCTGGAGAGCGAGAACAACCGGATAAAACGCTACGGAGAGAAGGCCAGCCTGGCAATAATAGACCTGGGAGAGTTCAAGCTGGTGAACGATCTTTACGGCCATGAGGCCGGAGATGAGACCCTGAAGAAAATCGCTTCCGTCCTGAAGGAAAGCATAAGGATCTGCGACATGGTGGCCCGATACGGAGGGGACGAGTTCCTTGTGTACCTGCCGAACACGTCTCCCAAACAAGCGGAGGTAGTGCTATCCAGGGCCAGTCAGATGGTGGCGATACGTGACTTTCCCCATCCGGTAGCTCTCGATTACGGTATAGCGGGGTTCCCCGACGACGGAGAGACCATCGAGGAGATCATAAAGGTGGCGGACGACAGGATGTATGCCGCCAAGGCCAGGAGAAAACAAAAGATATAG
- the cysE gene encoding serine O-acetyltransferase → MKSENKGFFGRLIEDVEVIKREDPALPDGWLGVLEALLCYPGIHAIWAHRVTHRMGLWRVPLVPRIISQLARWFTGVEIHPGAVLGRRVFIDHGMGVVVGETAEVGDDVVLYHGVTLGGRGNVKGKRHPSIGNGVIIGAGALVLGAVKVGDGARIGAGSVVLDDVPYGVTVVGEPAGIKDGEPRLAVKVAELERRLADMEASMAGIGKNMEVA, encoded by the coding sequence ATGAAAAGTGAAAACAAGGGTTTTTTCGGTCGTCTGATCGAGGACGTGGAGGTAATCAAAAGAGAGGATCCGGCTCTTCCGGACGGATGGCTAGGCGTTTTGGAGGCGCTCCTATGCTATCCCGGTATTCACGCCATATGGGCTCATAGAGTCACCCATCGGATGGGTCTTTGGAGAGTTCCGCTGGTTCCCAGGATAATAAGTCAGCTTGCCCGATGGTTCACCGGAGTGGAGATCCATCCCGGAGCCGTCCTCGGCAGGAGGGTCTTCATAGATCACGGAATGGGGGTCGTGGTGGGAGAGACCGCCGAAGTGGGCGACGACGTGGTCCTGTATCATGGAGTGACCTTGGGCGGCAGAGGAAACGTGAAGGGAAAGAGACACCCGTCGATCGGGAATGGAGTAATCATAGGTGCGGGAGCACTGGTCCTCGGAGCTGTGAAGGTAGGAGACGGAGCCCGTATAGGGGCGGGCAGCGTGGTGTTGGACGATGTTCCCTACGGTGTAACGGTAGTTGGAGAGCCGGCAGGAATAAAGGACGGAGAGCCTCGGCTTGCGGTAAAGGTGGCCGAGTTGGAACGTCGTCTAGCCGACATGGAGGCCTCGATGGCCGGGATTGGAAAAAACATGGAGGTCGCGTGA
- a CDS encoding YitT family protein — protein sequence MEFMSPNRLVGRFAELVRREWNTFWLATVGTVLMSFAIVALTIPYRFAGAGLAGIAILTKYVWNISPAWVIAFGNVFLLGWGWKVLSPRFVLWTLYVSMLTSGAVAFFELFSYPMLQDEFLAAILAGVFGGLGIGLVFRVGASTGGTDVIVMAARKRWGVDVGMYSFYINIAILLGSWFVVDLEKLLLGGIALYVESLVIDSVLKSFDRRKQVTVITSKDDEVRRFILEILGKSATVVKAEGAYTGDERMMFIVVVNRRQAMELKRFVVSVDPRAFIVLSDVAEVVGEGFKHWKHI from the coding sequence ATGGAGTTTATGTCGCCTAATCGCCTTGTAGGGCGTTTTGCGGAATTGGTCCGCAGGGAGTGGAACACTTTTTGGCTAGCTACCGTTGGGACTGTTCTGATGAGCTTTGCCATAGTTGCTCTCACTATTCCCTATCGTTTTGCCGGTGCCGGTCTGGCCGGAATCGCTATTTTGACAAAATATGTCTGGAATATCTCTCCTGCGTGGGTCATAGCTTTCGGAAACGTTTTTCTGCTTGGCTGGGGATGGAAGGTCCTGTCTCCTCGGTTCGTTCTCTGGACTCTTTACGTCTCTATGCTAACCTCCGGGGCTGTGGCGTTTTTCGAGCTGTTCTCCTATCCGATGCTACAGGACGAGTTTCTGGCGGCTATTCTGGCCGGTGTTTTCGGTGGGCTGGGTATAGGATTGGTGTTTCGTGTGGGGGCCTCCACAGGGGGGACCGACGTCATAGTGATGGCTGCCAGGAAGAGGTGGGGAGTCGACGTCGGTATGTACTCTTTTTACATAAACATAGCCATACTTCTCGGATCATGGTTCGTCGTAGATCTGGAGAAATTATTGCTCGGAGGCATTGCCCTGTATGTGGAGAGCTTGGTCATAGACAGCGTCCTGAAGTCCTTCGACAGGAGAAAACAGGTCACGGTGATAACGTCCAAAGACGACGAGGTCCGACGATTTATCCTCGAGATACTTGGCAAGAGCGCCACGGTTGTAAAGGCCGAGGGGGCCTATACCGGCGACGAGAGGATGATGTTTATAGTGGTCGTAAACAGGAGGCAGGCCATGGAGCTCAAGCGTTTCGTAGTGTCCGTAGATCCCAGGGCCTTCATCGTCCTATCCGACGTCGCCGAGGTGGTTGGAGAGGGCTTCAAGCACTGGAAACACATCTAA
- the cysK gene encoding cysteine synthase A → MRYKVDELVKSKAIGESPMIVVRPFEDGAEIALKIEGNGVGGSIKDRAAWGMLRRAEERGELCDGTVVVEPTSGNTGIALAMLSRGLGLKVMLTMPESMSVERRSLLKAYGAEVVLTPAGEGMMGAVRRAEELVAEIPGALTMDQFSNPGNPWAHRVTTGQEILRDLWGRRIDAFVAGVGTGGTLTGIAEAFRGAGRSFSVVAVEPKGSSVLSGGRSGSHDIQGIGAGFVPKVLDVDLIDEIVAVDDEEARDGARLLVSRWGLLCGISSGANLHAAVVKAREIGPEGLVVTVLPDRGEKYLSTGMFS, encoded by the coding sequence ATGAGATATAAGGTGGACGAGCTGGTCAAGTCGAAGGCCATAGGGGAGAGTCCTATGATCGTGGTGCGTCCCTTCGAGGACGGTGCGGAGATAGCCCTGAAGATAGAGGGGAACGGCGTAGGAGGGTCCATAAAGGACAGGGCCGCCTGGGGGATGCTCCGTCGGGCGGAGGAACGAGGGGAACTCTGCGATGGGACCGTCGTGGTGGAGCCCACCTCGGGCAATACCGGAATAGCTCTGGCCATGTTGAGTCGAGGTCTGGGGCTCAAGGTAATGCTGACCATGCCCGAGTCCATGTCGGTCGAGCGGAGGTCTTTGCTGAAGGCTTACGGAGCCGAGGTCGTCCTTACTCCCGCAGGAGAGGGTATGATGGGGGCCGTCCGAAGGGCGGAGGAGCTGGTAGCGGAGATCCCCGGAGCCTTGACGATGGACCAGTTTTCCAATCCCGGGAACCCCTGGGCCCATAGGGTGACCACCGGTCAGGAGATACTCCGTGATCTCTGGGGAAGGCGGATAGATGCCTTCGTGGCGGGGGTCGGTACCGGCGGTACCTTGACCGGAATCGCCGAAGCCTTCAGAGGGGCAGGACGTTCTTTTTCGGTGGTCGCTGTGGAGCCTAAGGGAAGCTCCGTGCTGTCCGGAGGCCGTTCCGGTTCTCACGACATCCAGGGCATCGGAGCCGGCTTCGTTCCCAAGGTCCTGGACGTCGATTTGATCGACGAGATCGTCGCAGTAGACGACGAAGAGGCGAGGGATGGAGCCAGGCTGCTGGTCTCTCGATGGGGTCTCCTCTGCGGAATATCCTCCGGGGCAAATCTCCACGCCGCTGTGGTGAAGGCCAGGGAGATCGGCCCCGAAGGTTTGGTGGTGACGGTTTTGCCCGACAGAGGGGAAAAGTATCTCAGCACGGGGATGTTCTCCTAG
- a CDS encoding DUF502 domain-containing protein has translation MTETERPMQEEEEKKPSLLKRFGRNFVTGLLVFLPLAILIFIVRLLVQTLTTVAKILFGFTESVEMTMIMFVSIVFVITYAGSKFARRERWTLNSLERAIVAIPLVGSWYETIKDLVGSFTGTGKTDAYLGVVRIPMGPGHLLGFVTRRDVEPDGRVMLSIFMPTAPNPTSGIVMFFCEDDITYVNISPEHAFKIIISLGLKR, from the coding sequence ATGACGGAAACGGAAAGACCGATGCAGGAAGAGGAAGAGAAAAAACCGTCCCTCCTGAAGAGATTCGGGAGAAACTTCGTCACAGGACTTCTGGTATTTCTGCCGCTGGCCATACTCATATTTATAGTAAGGCTCCTGGTGCAGACCTTGACCACCGTCGCCAAGATACTCTTCGGCTTCACCGAATCGGTGGAGATGACCATGATCATGTTCGTATCCATAGTATTCGTGATAACCTACGCCGGGAGCAAGTTCGCCCGCAGAGAACGATGGACCCTGAACTCGCTGGAGAGAGCCATAGTGGCCATCCCTTTGGTCGGGTCTTGGTACGAGACCATAAAGGACCTGGTCGGATCCTTCACGGGGACAGGGAAGACCGACGCATATCTGGGGGTGGTGCGGATACCCATGGGCCCGGGGCATCTTCTGGGTTTCGTCACCAGAAGGGACGTGGAGCCGGACGGCAGAGTTATGCTCAGCATATTCATGCCCACGGCCCCCAACCCTACATCCGGAATAGTCATGTTCTTCTGCGAGGATGACATAACCTACGTAAACATATCTCCGGAGCACGCCTTCAAGATCATCATCTCGCTGGGACTGAAGCGCTAG